A genomic region of Raphanus sativus cultivar WK10039 chromosome 6, ASM80110v3, whole genome shotgun sequence contains the following coding sequences:
- the LOC108813557 gene encoding calmodulin binding protein PICBP: protein MVQRKTCQATESYNNLQPETRFGQEHLKSLGPEMMTMKKRTKPKRKVIDSPASQSGTPQSTPKKHDLVVAKGTGMSPNYMKGTSSSEARKLNKSRLNNLTRIQKNQIGSKHDSRHGVNNKPSSRMVRGLTKAPSFKRCSQRATCSSTLKDSKFPDYLMLHDDEAVSGTSVLKVCPYTYCSLNGHLHKQYPPLKSFISSRRRSLKSQKKACKEDVVEMYVEEKKEYEVEVGTQISEALSEGAPRSETDSDDYFDTKEMVKLSESDMEETFVAESVKEMQETYEADDYYSEKAEMVKTSEAESGQSDLEESLVNDSVKDTFSEVNDESDSEEMVRFLEGDHDLEETLLDESVKEIQENSEVIDAGEETLKDNKAEDHKAELQDQTEETTKVPYKRKQKPCNQEESDATISWTITKGKKPVAETEDLKDFNPREPNYLPLVPDADAEKVDLKHQDIDERRNSEDWMFDYALQRAVTKLSSARKKKVALLVEAFETVKPVMPHGRSYGRHLQTCN from the coding sequence ATGGTTCAGAGGAAGACTTGTCAAGCAACCGAGTCTTATAACAATCTCCAGCCTGAAACTCGGTTTGGTCAAGAACATCTCAAGAGCCTTGGACCTGAGATGATGACCATGAAGAAGCGAACCAAACCTAAGAGGAAGGTTATAGACAGTCCTGCTTCTCAATCAGGTACGCCACAGTCAACACCGAAGAAACACGATCTCGTTGTTGCTAAAGGGACAGGTATGTCTCCTAACTACATGAAAGGAACCTCTAGCTCTGAGGCAAGGAAGTTGAACAAGAGTAGACTTAATAATCTTACAAGGATTCAGAAGAACCAAATCGGTTCAAAACATGATTCTCGTCATGGAGTTAACAACAAGCCGAGTTCGAGGATGGTTAGGGGTTTGACAAAGGCTCCGAGTTTCAAGAGATGCTCACAGAGAGCTACTTGTTCTTCGACTTTGAAAGACTCCAAGTTTCCAGACTATCTGATGCTTCATGATGATGAAGCGGTTAGTGGAACCTCTGTTTTGAAAGTCTGTCCTTACACGTACTGTTCACTCAACGGACATCTCCACAAGCAGTATCCTCCTCTGAAAAGCTTTATATCGTCGAGGAGAAGGAGCTTGAAGTCTCAGAAGAAAGCTTGTAAGGAAGATGTTGTGGAGATGTATGTAGAGGAGAAGAAAGAGTATGAGGTTGAGGTTGGTACTCAAATCTCAGAAGCCCTCTCTGAAGGAGCACCTCGTTCTGAAACCGATTCTGATGATTACTTTGATACTAAAGAGATGGTGAAGTTGTCAGAATCTGATATGGAGGAGACTTTTGTAGCTGAATCTGTGAAAGAGATGCAAGAGACTTATGAGGCTGATGATTACTACTCTGAAAAGGCAGAGATGGTGAAGACTTCAGAAGCTGAATCAGGACAGTCTGATTTGGAGGAGAGTCTAGTTAATGACTCGGTGAAAGACACTTTTAGTGAGGTCAATGATGAATCTGATAGTGAAGAGATGGTGAGGTTTTTAGAAGGTGATCATGACTTGGAGGAGACTCTATTAGATGAATCAGTGAAAGAGATCCAAGAGAACTCAGAAGTTATTGATGCTGGTGAAGAGACACTAAAGGATAATAAAGCTGAAGATCACAAAGCGGAGCTTCAAGACCAAACTGAAGAAACCACAAAGGTTCCATATAAGCGTAAACAAAAGCCATGCAACCAAGAAGAGTCAGACGCCACCATTTCTTGGACCATCACCAAAGGCAAGAAGCCTGTGGCAGAGACAGAGGATTTGAAGGATTTCAACCCAAGAGAACCCAATTACCTTCCACTTGTCCCAGATGCGGATGCTGAAAAGGTTGACCTCAAGCATCAGGACATAGATGAGAGGAGAAACTCAGAGGATTGGATGTTTGATTATGCTCTGCAGCGTGCTGTTACCAAACTTTCATCAGCAAGGAAGAAGAAAGTTGCTCTGCTTGTGGAGGCCTTTGAGACTGTGAAACCTGTTATGCCACATGGTAGAAGTTATGGAAGACACCTTCAGACCTGCAATTAA
- the LOC108810362 gene encoding uncharacterized protein LOC108810362 has translation MSMGKKHDLSINSLSYHSTEDEEDKSCKNSLFFGLFDDSESTRLRSGSMKRQYSDMGDIYHRVYEERHDDDVDYGEEDEGSKMDMRVLMLLEYMRELYVGQLHLLKKMFPGGAKDEFLGFFNKLGEAMSQFKKDSRPLTKSNTMQRSLSVNLGELRDKRFKVTTVEAGGAPAGGAGGAGGGTSGAAGGGKVGSAAGQGQTKK, from the coding sequence ATGTCTATGGGAAAGAAACATGATCTTAGCATCAACTCTCTGAGTTATCATTCCACGGAAGACGAAGAAGACAAAAGCTGCAAGAACAGTCTCTTCTTTGGATTGTTCGATGACTCTGAATCCACGAGGCTAAGAAGTGGAAGCATGAAGAGACAATACAGCGACATGGGAGATATCTACCACAGAGTTTACGAAGAACgtcatgatgatgatgttgactATGGTGAGGAAGATGAAGGATCGAAGATGGACATGAGAGTCTTGATGTTGTTAGAGTATATGAGAGAGCTTTACGTGGGACAGCTTCATCTTCTGAAGAAGATGTTTCCAGGTGGAGCTAAAGATGAGTTTCTTGGTTTCTTTAACAAACTCGGAGAAGCTATGTCACAGTTCAAGAAAGATTCTCGTCCTCTTACAAAGTCAAATACTATGCAGAGGAGTCTAAGTGTCAatttgggagagttaagagATAAAAGGTTTAAAGTTACCACGGTTGAAGCCGGAGGTGCTCCAGCCGGTGGAGCTGGTGGTGCTGGTGGAGGAACTAGTGGTGCTGCTGGAGGAGGTAAAGTTGGCTCGGCAGCTGGTCAAGGCCAGACCAAGAAATAG
- the LOC108812984 gene encoding pre-mRNA-processing-splicing factor 8A-like yields MSLAPPGTVGSIMPPPQPCNPTSPPPVEEKARRWTQLNSKRYGDNKRRFGFVETQKEDMPPEHVRKIVKDHGDMSSSKKFSHDKRVYLGALKFVPHAVFKLLENIPMPWEQVRDVKVLYHITGAITFVNEIPLVVEPIYMSQWGTMWIMMRREKRDRRHFKRMRFPPFDDEEPPLDYADNLLDVDPLEPIRMELDEEEDSAVYDWFYDHKPLVKTRFINGPSYSRWNLSLPIMATLHRLAGQLLSDNLADRNYFYLFDKQSFATAKALNMCIPGGPRFEPLYRDMERGEEDWNEFNDITKLIIRSPLRTEYRVAFPHLYNNRPRKVKLGVYHSPMVMYIKTEDPDLPPFYYDPLIHPISNANKERLERKFSDEDEDEDDFTLPEGVEPLLKDTQLYSDTTSAGISLLFAPRPFNMRSGRTRRSEDIPLVSEWFKEHCPQAYPVKVRVSYQKLLKCYVLNEVHSRPPKSQKKKHLFRSLAATKFFQSTELDWVEAGLQVCRQGHNMLNLLIHRKGLNYLHLDYNFNLKPVKTLTTKERKKSRFGNAFHLCREILRLTKLVVDANVQFRLGNVDAFQLADGLQYIFSHVGQLTGMYRYKYRLMRQIRMCKDLKHLIYYRFNTGPVGKGPGCGFWAPMWRVWLFFLRGIIPLLERWLGNLLGRQFEGRLSKAIPKTVTKQRVESHFDLELRAAVMHDVLDAMPEGIRKNKAKTVLQHLSEAWRCWKANIAWKVPGLPVPVENMVLRYVKSKADWWTNVAHYNRERIRRGATVDKTVCKKNLGRLTRLWLKAEQERQHNYLKDGPYVTPEEAVSIHRTTFHWLESRRFSPIPFPPLSYKHDTKLLILALERLKESYGGDVRLNQQQREELGLIEQAYDNPHEALSRIKRLLLTQRNMKEVGIQFMDLYSYLIPVYAIDPLEKITDAYLDQYLWYEGDKRQLFPNWIKPADSEPPPLLVYKWCQGINNLQGIWDTGDGQCVVLLQTKFEKFFEKIDLTMLNRLLRLILDHNLADYMCAKNNVLLAYKDINHTNSYGLIRGLQFASFIVQFYGLSLDLLLLGLTRASEIAGPPQRPNEFMTFWDTKVETRHPIRLYSRYIDRVHIMFKFTHEEARDLIQRYLTEHPDPNNENMVGYNNKKCWPRDARMRLMKHDVNLGRSVFWDMKNRMPRSITSFEWENGFVSVYSKDNPNLLFSMCGFEVRILPKIRTTTTQSNAKDGVWNLQNEQTKERTAAAFLRVDDEHMKVFENRVRQILMSSGSTTFTKIVNKWNTALIGLMTYFREATVHTQELLDLLVKCENKIQTRVKIGLNSKMPTRFPPVIFYAPKELGGLGMLSMGHILIPQSDLKHSKQTDVGVTHFRSGMSHEEDQLIPNLYRYIQPWESEFIDSQRVWAEYALKRQEAQAQNRRLTLEDLEDSWDRGIPRINTLFQKDRHTLAYDKGWRVRTEFKQYQILKQNPFWWTHQRHDGKLWNLNNYRTDVIQALGGVEGILEHTLFKGTYFPTWEGLFWEKASGFEESMKYKKLTNAQRSGLNQIPNRRFTLWWSPTINRANVYLGFQVQLDLTGVFMHGKIPTLKISLIQIFRAHLWQKIHESVVMDLCQVLDQELDALEIETVQKETIHPRKSYKMNSSCADVLLFASHKWPMSKPSLLAESKDMFDQKASNKYWIDVQLRWGDYDSHDIERYTRAKFMDYTSDSMSIYPSPTGVVIGIDLAYNLHSAFGNWFPGSKPLLTRAMDKIMKSNPALHALRDRIKKGLQLYSSTPTEPYLSSQNYGEVFNNQIKWFVDDTNVYRVTIHKTFEGNLTTKPINGAVFIFNPRTGQMFLKVIHTSVWAGQKRLSQLAKWKTAEEVAALVKSLPVEEQPNQIIVTRKGMMDPLEVHLLDFPNVVIKGSELQLPFQACLKIEKFGDMILKATEPQMVLFNIYDDWLTSVSSYTAFSRLVLILRALHVNNEKTKMLLKPDKSVVTEPHHIWPSLTDEQWIKVEGALKDVIINDYAKKNNVNTSALTQSEMRDIILGAEITPPSQQRQQIAEIEKQAKEVSHQSVTTRTTNVHGEELIVSTISPYEQAAFSSKTDWRVRAISATNLYLRVNHIYVNSDEIKESGYTYIMPKNLLKKFICIADLRTQIAGYLYGISAPDNPQVKEIRCIVMVPQRGSSHSVLLPSSLPEQNDLLNDLEPLGWLHTQPNELPQLSPQDVISHSRILEQNKQCDGEKCIVMTCSFTPGSCSLTAYKLTQSGYEWGRLNKDKGSSGDPRGYVPTHYEKVQMLLSDRFFGFFMVPENGSWNYNFMGAKHAVDMKYGVKLGNPKEYFDVEHRPTHFLEFSNMENVDMVEGDREDIFG; encoded by the coding sequence ATGTCCTTAGCCCCTCCTGGTACCGTTGGCTCCATAATGCCGCCGCCGCAACCTTGTAATCCAACTTCTCCTCCTCCTGTCGAAGAGAAGGCCCGTAGATGGACGCAGCTGAACTCGAAGCGATACGGAGATAACAAGAGGAGGTTCGGATTCGTGGAAACGCAGAAGGAGGACATGCCTCCCGAGCACGTCAGGAAGATCGTCAAGGACCACGGCGACATGTCGTCATCCAAGAAGTTTAGCCACGACAAACGCGTATACCTAGGAGCGCTCAAATTCGTCCCCCACGCCGTCTTCAAGCTACTCGAGAACATCCCCATGCCCTGGGAGCAGGTCCGCGACGTGAAGGTTCTGTACCACATCACCGGAGCTATCACCTTCGTGAACGAGATCCCGTTGGTTGTTGAACCTATCTACATGTCTCAGTGGGGAACGATGTGGATCATGATGAGGCGGGAGAAGAGGGACCGCCGCCACTTCAAGAGGATGAGGTTTCCTCCGTTTGACGACGAGGAGCCTCCCCTCGACTACGCTGATAACTTGCTTGACGTGGATCCGTTAGAGCCGATTCGGATGGAGCTCGACGAGGAGGAGGATTCCGCTGTGTACGATTGGTTTTACGACCACAAGCCGTTGGTGAAGACGAGGTTCATCAACGGTCCTAGCTACAGTAGGTGGAACCTCTCGCTTCCGATCATGGCGACGCTTCACAGGCTTGCGGGGCAGTTGCTTTCTGATAATTTGGCTGATCGGAACTACTTTTACTTGTTTGACAAGCAATCTTTCGCCACGGCGAAGGCTCTCAACATGTGCATACCTGGGGGTCCTAGGTTTGAGCCTTTGTACCGAGATATGGAGAGAGGGGAAGAGGATTGGAATGAGTTTAATGACATCACCAAGCTTATCATTCGCTCTCCTTTGAGAACTGAATACAGAGTGGCTTTTCCGCATTTGTATAATAATAGGCCGAGGAAGGTGAAACTAGGAGTGTATCATAGTCCTATGGTTATGTACATAAAGACTGAGGATCCTGATCTTCCTCCGTTTTATTATGATCCGTTGATTCACCCAATAAGCAACGCTAATAAGGAAAGGCTGGAGAGGAAGTTTTCtgatgaggatgaggatgaggatgattTTACCTTACCTGAGGGAGTTGAACCTTTGCTAAAAGACACACAACTGTACAGTGACACTACATCTGCTGGCATCTCTTTGTTGTTTGCTCCACGGCCTTTCAATATGAGGTCTGGGAGGACACGGCGctcagaagatatcccactggTGTCAGAGTGGTTTAAGGAGCATTGTCCTCAAGCTTATCCGGTTAAAGTTCGTGTTAGTTACCAAAAGCTTTTGAAATGCTATGTGTTGAACGAGGTGCACAGTAGACCACCTAAGTCTCAGAAGAAGAAGCACTTGTTCCGCTCTCTTGCGGCTACAAAGTTTTTCCAAAGTACCGAACTGGACTGGGTTGAAGCGGGTCTGCAAGTCTGCCGGCAAGGGCATAACATGTTGAATCTACTGATTCACCGGAAGGGTTTGAACTATTTGCATCTTGACTACAACTTCAACTTGAAGCCAGTGAAGACTCTGACCaccaaagagagaaagaagtcACGGTTCGGGAACGCTTTCCATCTCTGCCGTGAGATCCTCCGGCTTACAAAACTTGTAGTCGACGCAAACGTTCAGTTCCGGCTCGGTAACGTTGATGCCTTCCAGTTAGCTGATGGTCTGCAGTATATTTTCTCCCACGTTGGTCAGTTGACTGGTATGTATCGGTACAAATACAGACTCATGAGGCAGATCAGGATGTGCAAGGATCTAAAGCACTTGATATATTACAGGTTCAACACCGGTCCTGTGGGTAAAGGACCAGGGTGTGGTTTTTGGGCTCCTATGTGGAGGGTCTGGCTGTTTTTCCTACGAGGGATAATCCCTCTTCTTGAGCGATGGTTAGGGAATCTTCTCGGTCGTCAGTTCGAGGGGCGTCTTTCAAAAGCTATTCCCAAAACGGTCACAAAGCAGAGAGTGGAGAGCCATTTTGATTTGGAGCTTCGAGCTGCTGTCATGCACGACGTTCTTGATGCTATGCCAGAAGGTATCAGGAAAAATAAAGCCAAGACGGTATTACAACACCTTAGCGAGGCATGGCGATGCTGGAAAGCTAACATCGCTTGGAAAGTTCCTGGGTTGCCCGTACCAGTTGAGAATATGGTCCTCCGTTACGTCAAATCTAAGGCTGATTGGTGGACAAACGTTGCTCACTACAACCGTGAGCGTATCCGAAGAGGAGCGACCGTTGATAAGACGGTTTGTAAGAAAAACCTCGGAAGGTTAACTCGTCTTTGGTTGAAGGCAGAACAGGAAAGGCAGCATAATTACTTGAAAGATGGTCCGTACGTTACTCCAGAAGAGGCGGTGTCGATTCATAGGACGACTTTTCATTGGCTGGAGTCAAGGAGGTTTTCTCCGATTCCATTCCCTCCGTTGTCATACAAACACGACACGAAGCTGCTCATCTTGGCTCTTGAGAGACTAAAGGAATCATACGGTGGTGATGTGAGGTTGAATCAGCAGCAGCGAGAGGAGCTTGGTCTGATTGAACAAGCTTACGACAATCCGCACGAAGCTCTGTCACGAATCAAACGTCTTCTTCTCACGCAGCGTAACATGAAAGAGGTTGGCATACAGTTTATGGATCTGTACAGCTACTTGATACCGGTTTACGCAATAGATCCTCTAGAGAAAATTACAGATGCGTATCTTGATCAATACTTGTGGTACGAAGGTGATAAGCGTCAGTTGTTTCCGAATTGGATCAAGCCAGCAGACTCAGAGCCGCCACCGCTTCTGGTTTACAAGTGGTGTCAAGGTATCAATAATTTGCAAGGGATTTGGGACACAGGTGATGGGCAGTGTGTGGTGTTGCTCCAGACGAAGTTTGAAAAGTTCTTTGAGAAGATCGATTTGACTATGTTGAACAGGCTTCTCCGTTTGATTCTTGATCACAATCTTGCAGATTATATGTGTGCCAAGAATAACGTGCTTCTGGCTTACAAGGATATAAATCATACTAACTCGTACGGTCTGATCAGGGGACTTCAGTTTGCATCGTTTATTGTTCAGTTCTATGGACTGTCGCTTGATCTTTTGCTTCTTGGTTTGACTCGAGCGAGTGAGATTGCTGGACCACCGCAGAGGCCTAACGAGTTTATGACGTTTTGGGATACAAAAGTGGAGACACGTCATCCCATAAGGCTGTATTCTCGGTATATAGACAGAGTTCATATCATGTTTAAATTTACACATGAAGAGGCTCGTGATCTTATTCAGCGCTATCTTACGGAGCATCCCGATCCCAACAATGAAAACATGGTGGGATACAACAACAAGAAGTGCTGGCCAAGAGATGCGAGGATGAGGCTGATGAAACATGATGTCAATCTCGGTAGAAGTGTGTTCTGGGACATGAAGAACCGTATGCCTCGGAGCATCACAAGTTTCGAGTGGGAGAATGGCTTCGTCTCTGTCTACAGCAAGGATAATCCTAACCTTCTCTTCAGCATGTGTGGATTTGAAGTTCGCATACTTCCTAAAATCAGGACGACGACGACGCAAAGCAATGCTAAAGATGGTGTCTGGAATCTTCAAAACGAACAGACAAAGGAGAGGACTGCAGCTGCTTTTCTCCGGGTTGATGATGAACACATGAAGGTGTTTGAGAATCGTGTGAGGCAGATTCTCATGTCGTCGGGATCAACAACCTTTACCAAGATCGTCAACAAGTGGAACACGGCTCTGATTGGACTCATGACTTACTTTCGTGAAGCAACAGTGCACACGCAAGAGCTTTTGGATCTACTGGTCAAGTGTGAGAATAAAATCCAAACAAGAGTTAAGATAGGTCTGAACTCAAAGATGCCGACTCGGTTTCCTCCGGTTATCTTCTACGCTCCAAAGGAGCTTGGCGGTCTGGGAATGTTGTCAATGGGTCATATTTTAATCCCGCAAAGCGACCTTAAGCACAGCAAGCAGACAGACGTTGGTGTAACCCACTTTAGGAGCGGGATGAGCCACGAGGAAGATCAGCTTATACCAAATCTTTACCGTTACATACAGCCATGGGAAAGCGAGTTTATCGATTCGCAGCGTGTGTGGGCAGAGTATGCTTTAAAGAGACAAGAAGCACAGGCTCAAAACAGGCGTCTTACACTGGAGGATCTTGAAGACTCTTGGGACAGAGGAATTCCACGTATAAATACTCTGTTCCAGAAGGATAGGCACACGCTAGCGTATGATAAAGGCTGGAGGGTTCGGACCGAGTTCAAGCAGTACCAGATCCTTAAACAAAACCCCTTCTGGTGGACACACCAGAGGCACGATGGGAAGCTATGGAACTTGAACAATTACCGAACCGATGTTATACAAGCTCTTGGTGGCGTGGAAGGTATTCTCGAGCATACCTTATTCAAGGGAACGTACTTCCCAACGTGGGAGGGTCTTTTCTGGGAGAAGGCGTCTGGTTTCGAGGAGTCGATGAAGTACAAGAAGCTGACGAACGCGCAGAGGTCTGGTCTGAACCAGATTCCTAACAGAAGATTCACGCTCTGGTGGTCGCCGACGATTAACCGTGCGAATGTTTACTTGGGGTTCCAGGTGCAGTTGGATCTGACGGGAGTATTCATGCATGGGAAGATTCCTACGCTTAAGATATCTCTGATTCAGATATTCCGTGCTCATCTGTGGCAAAAGATACACGAGAGTGTTGTGATGGATCTTTGCCAAGTGCTGGACCAAGAGCTGGACGCATTGGAGATAGAAACTGTGCAGAAGGAGACCATACATCCAAGGAAGAGTTATAAGATGAACAGCTCTTGCGCTGATGTTCTTCTGTTCGCTTCCCATAAATGGCCGATGTCGAAACCTAGTCTCCTTGCTGAGTCTAAAGATATGTTCGATCAGAAAGCGAGTAACAAGTACTGGATAGATGTACAGCTTCGATGGGGAGATTATGACTCTCATGATATTGAGCGTTACACCAGAGCCAAGTTTATGGATTATACATCGGATAGCATGTCTATCTATCCGTCTCCAACCGGTGTAGTGATTGGGATTGATCTAGCGTACAACTTGCACTCTGCGTTTGGTAATTGGTTCCCCGGGTCGAAGCCTCTTCTTACTCGAGCGATGGACAAGATTATGAAGTCGAATCCGGCTCTACACGCGTTGAGGGATAGGATAAAGAAAGGTCTGCAGTTATACTCGTCCACTCCTACGGAACCGTATCTGTCATCTCAAAACTATGGTGAAGTATTCAACAATCAGATTAAATGGTTTGTTGATGATACTAATGTGTACCGTGTCACGATTCACAAGACGTTTGAGGGGAACTTAACAACTAAGCCGATCAACGGTGCGGTTTTTATTTTCAATCCGAGGACTGGACAGATGTTCTTGAAAGTTATCCATACGAGCGTCTGGGCAGGTCAGAAGCGTCTCAGCCAGCTGGCGAAATGGAAAACAGCTGAAGAGGTTGCTGCGCTTGTGAAGTCTCTCCCCGTCGAAGAACAGCCGAACCAGATCATTGTTACACGTAAAGGAATGATGGATCCTCTGGAGGTTCACTTGCTGGATTTCCCCAACGTTGTTATCAAGGGAAGCGAGCTGCAGCTTCCATTCCAGGCCTGTCTCAAGATTGAGAAGTTTGGTGATATGATTTTGAAGGCGACGGAGCCGCAGATGGTTTTGTTCAACATCTATGATGATTGGTTGACGAGCGTTTCTTCGTATACCGCCTTCTCGAGACTCGTTCTGATACTCCGCGCGCTTCATGTGAATAACGAGAAGACTAAGATGTTGTTGAAGCCAGACAAGTCTGTTGTCACTGAGCCGCATCATATCTGGCCATCGCTCACTGATGAACAATGGATTAAAGTGGAGGGAGCACTAAAGGATGTTATCATTAATGACTACGCGAAGAAGAACAACGTGAACACGTCTGCTCTGACGCAATCGGAGATGAGAGATATTATTCTAGGAGCTGAGATCACTCCACCTTCTCAACAGAGGCAACAGATTGCTGAGATTGAGAAACAGGCCAAGGAAGTCAGCCACCAGTCAGTCACAACCAGAACGACAAATGTTCATGGTGAAGAGCTCATTGTCTCCACCATTAGCCCCTACGAGCAAGCTGCGTTTAGTTCCAAGACGGATTGGCGTGTGCGTGCAATTTCAGCTACCAACCTCTACCTCAGAGTCAACCACATCTACGTGAACTCGGATGAGATAAAGGAATCAGGATACACGTACATCATGCCAAAGAACCTCCTGAAGAAGTTCATATGCATAGCGGATCTTCGTACCCAAATCGCTGGATACTTGTACGGTATCAGTGCCCCGGATAATCCTCAAGTGAAGGAGATCCGTTGCATTGTGATGGTGCCGCAGCGGGGAAGCTCCCACTCTGTTCTCTTACCGTCATCTCTTCCTGAGCAGAATGATTTATTAAACGATCTCGAGCCCTTGGGATGGTTGCACACACAGCCTAACGAGCTCCCACAGCTCTCGCCGCAGGATGTTATCTCTCATTCCCGGATTCTGGAGCAGAACAAGCAGTGTGATGGAGAAAAATGCATCGTCATGACGTGTAGTTTCACTCCGGGTTCGTGCTCTTTGACGGCTTATAAGTTGACGCAAAGTGGATACGAATGGGGACGTCTCAACAAGGATAAAGGCAGCAGCGGCGATCCTCGCGGTTACGTTCCCACACATTATGAGAAGGTGCAGATGCTGTTGAGTGACCGTTTCTTTGGGTTCTTCATGGTTCCTGAGAACGGATCTTGGAACTACAATTTTATGGGAGCTAAGCACGCGGTGGATATGAAGTACGGCGTCAAACTTGGAAACCCAAAGGAGTACTTTGACGTGGAGCATCGACCCACTCATTTTCTGGAGTTCAGCAACATGGAGAATGTTGACATGGTCGAGGGAGATCGAGAGGACATCTTTGGTTGA